A genomic stretch from Xenopus laevis strain J_2021 chromosome 6S, Xenopus_laevis_v10.1, whole genome shotgun sequence includes:
- the e2f3.S gene encoding E2F transcription factor 3 S homeolog, with translation MRKGFQGGHEKLLLPGLQGTDKGSGLAGGFIAGGGGASVVGAGGGGYVQIISSPGPPLHHHGLCITEQAASFIYSTPHGPAARAGQLQPVLGRPPAKRRLELGDGSHQYLSDVLKTPKGKGRAATHCPDSPKTPKSPLEKTRYDTSLGLLTKKFIQLLSQSSDGVVDLNKAAEVLKVQKRRIYDITNVLEGIHLIKKKSKNNIQWMGCSLPDDGGNLAKSQELSKELSELAQEENKLDELIKNCTLDLKHLTENAENQRLAYVTYQDIRKISGLKEQTVIVIRAPPETRLEVPDPVESLQIHLSSSQGAIEVYLCPEENESSSPVKQCNQDHNGNVSKPKPHTKDSLSPNMENVNGSVEGISPLTSPTNLLQQTEDQISLNLDAPFVNLLPPSMQEDYLLSLGDEEGISDLFDAYELEKLPSLDDFMCS, from the exons ATGAGAAAAGGATTCCAGGGTGGCCACGAGAAGCTGCTTCTTCCAGGGCTGCAGGGCACGGACAAGGGTTCCGGTCTGGCGGGGGGGTTCATCGCCGGGGGAGGCGGTGCGAGTGTCGTTGGCGCAGGGGGCGGCGGATACGTTCAGATTATCTCTTCCCCCGGTCCCCCGCTGCATCACCACGGACTGTGTATCACAGAACAAGCGGCCAGTTTCATCTATTCCACCCCTCACGGACCCGCTGCCAGAGCCGGCCAACTGCAGCCAGTTCTGGGGCGCCCACCG GCAAAGAGACGACTGGAACTTGGTGATGGAAGCCATCAGTATCTCTCCGATGTGCTAAAGACACCCAAAGGCAAAGGAAGAGCAGCCACACACTGTCCCGATAGCCCCAAAA CTCCAAAGTCTCCCTTGGAAAAAACCCGGTATGACACCTCCCTTGGACTCCTGACAAAAAAGTTTATTCAGCTGCTCAGCCAATCTTCTGATGGTGTTGTGGATTTAAATAAAGCTGCTGAAGTCCTGAAGGTTCAGAAGAGAAGAATTTATGATATTACAAATGTACTAGAAGGCATTCACCTCATTAAAAAGAAATCGAAGAATAACATACAGTGGAT GGGCTGCAGTTTGCCTGATGATGGAGGCAACTTGGCAAAATCTCAGGAACTTTCTAAGGAACTCTCGGAACTTGCTCAAGAGGAGAATAAACTGGATGAGTTGATAAAAAACTGTACTCTAGATCTAAAACACTTAACGGAAAATGCAGAGAATCAGAG ATTAGCTTATGTAACATATCAAGATATACGCAAAATCAGCGGCCTTAAGGAACAAACTGTCATTGTGATAAGAGCCCCTCCAGAAACGAGACTTGAGGTGCCTGATCCAGTTGAG AGTTTGCAGATACATTTGTCCAGCAGCCAAGGAGCAATTGAGGTGTATCTGTGTCCTGAAGAGAATGAATCCAGCAGCCCAGTAAAGCAATGTAATCAAGATCACAATGGAAATGTATCCAAACCTAAACCACACACCAAAG ATTCTCTGTCACCTAACATGGAAAATGTGAATGGCTCCGTGGAAGGGATATCCCCTTTAACCTCTCCAACCAACCTCCTTCAGCAAACAGAAGATCAAATATCTTTAAATTTGGATGCCCCTTTTGTAAACTTGCTTCCTCCATCAATGCAGGAAGATTACCTATTAAGTCTTGGTGACGAGGAGGGCATAAGTGATCTATTTGATGCTTATGAGCTAGAAAAGCTGCCATCTTTGGATGACTTTATGTGCAGTTGA